A portion of the Cryptomeria japonica chromosome 5, Sugi_1.0, whole genome shotgun sequence genome contains these proteins:
- the LOC131078025 gene encoding L-gulonolactone oxidase 2-like, with the protein MEHGVAAAVASSTSLIEEGFNTLDHECAPIMDEHHDYLKTNETIQYTGSSGLTDCVVTNSYGAFPDRSICKAAQAVFPSTEEELLAFVANVSKKQQKIRVVSKHSHSIPKLVCPEGDLGLIYSLSNLNHGVSLDETSMRITVESGMGLKDLIDSAAEHGLALPHSPYLLGVSVGGMLGTGAHGSSLFGKGSAVHEYVVGMRLVVPASQEEGYAKVATLTEQDMDLNAAKVSLGVLGVISQVTFQLEAMFKRSITNVYKSDFNIENRIVKFRLEHEFADLTWYSSQYKVVCRVDDRLSINSSGNGVNDFIGFQPQSTALLATTRAAEEAKEATSNGEGKCILSAIQVSTILSTGAGLKNNNLLFTGYPVIGYQNKMQSAGSCLTSSENGLLTSCAWDPRIKGLFFHQTGMSISVSRISEFLSDVKKLRDMNPISKCGLELYSGILMRFVKASSAHLGKEEDSVDMDITYYRSNDPNTPRLYEDVFEEIEQMGFFKYGSLPHWGKNRNLAFDSVINKYSKSYEFLSAKNKYDPQGIFSSEWTDSLLGLRDKQVTVLKDGCALEGLCVCSKDAQCAPDRGYFCEAGRVYTDARVCRGRES; encoded by the exons AAAAACAAATGAAACAATTCAATACACGGGCTCAAGTGGTCTGACAGACTGTGTGGTTACAAACTCCTATGGTGCCTTTCCTGATAGAAGCATCTGCAAGGCTGCCCAGGCAGTATTTCCTTCCACAGAAGAAGAACTATTGGCTTTTGTTGCAAATGTAAGCAAGAAGCAGCAAAAGATCAGAGTTGTATCAAAGCATTCTCAcagtattcccaaactggtatgccCAGAAGGGGACTTGGGACTCATCT attcactatcaa ATTTAAACCATGGTGTGTCTTTAGATGAAACATCCATGAGAATAACTGTTGAAAGTGGCATGGGCTTGAAGGATTTGATTGACAGTGCTGCTGAACATGGGCTTGCTTTGCCTCATTCTCCATACTTGTTGGGAGTAAGTGTTGGAGGCATGTTAGGCACTGGGGCTCATGGCAGCTCTCTGTTTGGGAAAGGCAGTGCAGTTCATGAATATGTTGTGGGGATGAGATTGGTAGTCCctgcttctcaagaagaaggataTGCTAAGGTTGCGACTCTCACTGAACAAGACATGGACCTCAATGCTGCAAAGGTTTCTCTTGGAGTCCTTGGTGTGATTTCTCAG GTGACCTTTCAACTAGAAGCTATGTTCAAGCGTTCCATCACAAATGTTTACAAAAGTGATTTCAACATAGAAAACAGAATAGTGAAATTCAGATTGGAGCATGAGTTTGCAGATCTAACTTGGTATTCTTCCCAATACAAAGTTGTTTGCAGAGTGGATGACAGGCTCTCTATCAATTCATCTGGTAATGGAGTTAATGATTTCATTGGCTTTCAGCCTCAATCAACTGCACTTTTGGCCACAACCAGAGCTGCAG AGGAGGCTAAAGAAGCCACAAGTAATGGCGAGGGAAAGTGTATTCTCTCTGCAATTCAAGTTTCTACCATTCTAAGCACAGGGGCAGGACTGAAGAACAATAATCTACTATTTACAGGATACCCAGTGATTGGATACCAGAACAAAATGCAATCTGCTGGTTCATGTCTTACTAGTTCAGAGAATGGACTTCTCACATCATGTGCATGGGACCCTAGAATCAAAGGCTTGTTCTTCCATCAAACAGGCATGAGTATCAGTGTCTCTAGGATCTCTGAGTTTCTCTCTGATGTTAAGAAACTAAGAGACATGAACCCCATTAGCAAGTGTGGGCTTGAGCTCTACAGTGGTATTCTCATGCGTTTTGTAAAAGCTTCCAGTGCTCATTTGGGAAAAGAGGAAGATTCTGTAGACATGGATATTACATATTATAGATCAAATGATCCCAACACTCCTCGGCTCTATGAAGATGTTTTTGAGGAAATTGAACAGATGGGTTTTTTCAAGTATGGTTCTCTGCCTCACTGGGGAAAGAATCGAAACCTTGCATTTGATAGTGTTATTAATAAATACAGTAAATCATATGAGTTCTTGAGTGCCAAGAACAAATATGATCCACAGGGTATCTTTTCGAGTGAATGGACTGATAGTTTGCTGGGGTTAAGAGACAAACAAGTGACCGTATTGAAAGATGGGTGCGCTTTGGAAGGACTATGTGTGTGCTCAAAAGATGCACAATGTGCTCCTGATCGAGGCTATTTCTGTGAAGCAGGAAGAGTTTATACTGATGCTCGTGTGTGCAGAGGTCGAGAAAGTTAA